Part of the bacterium genome is shown below.
GGCTCGCCTTAGCACGGCATCTTCTGCCTCTAATCGTTAATTTTAAACGATCTTCTTTCCCCTTGAGGGGGGAAGACCGAGATGGGGGTGATAGATTTCACCCTCCCCTCAATCCCCTCCTCTCAAGGGAGGGGAAGATCAAGGAATCATCTACTTGAAAGGCCTCCGGTTTCCTCGGAACTCTGGCCTTGAATCTACCCTACTCTGACAAGCCTCAAATCATTGGTTTATGCGGTGCGCGATAAAAGGCAATCTGCTGCAATTCGAGTCCTAAGAGATAGGTGATAAGAGATAAGAAAAATCCGATGCTCACTTATCACTTGTACCTGGCACCTGGGACTTCGAAATACCCGTTCTCCCACACCTGTTTTAAGATAAAAATAAGTATCGGTGTATTGGTGTTTAACCCCGACACCCCCATACCCCGGCACCCCGTTACAGGTTAACTTTTCCTGGCGTACTCCTTAATGAGTGCTGCCCCGATGACGTTACGCTGGATCTGGTTGGTTCCCTCGTAGATCTGGAGGATCTTGGCGTCACGCATCATCTTCTCCACCGGGTACTCCTTCATGTATCCGTAACCACCGAGGACCTGAACCGCGTTGGTTGTGACCTCCATGGCCACGTCAGACGCATACAGTTTTGTCATGGCCGAGACCTTGGATATATCCTTGGCTCCGCTGCCGACATACCGGGCCACCGCATAGGTGAGGGCCCTGGCAGCTTCTGTCCTGGTGGCCATGTCCGCCAGCATGTGCTGAACTGCCTGGAACCCGATGATAGGCTGACCGAACTGATGCCTCTCACGAGCGTAGTTAACGGCAACATCCAGAGCTCCCTTGGAAACTCCCACGCCCTGGGCTGCAATACCAGGCCTGGACATGTCCAGGGTCTTCATGGCCACCATGAACCCCATGCCTTCCTTTGAGATCAGGTTCTCGGCCGGAATGCGGCAGTCCTCGAAGACCAGCTCACGGGTGGCCGAAGCCCTGATACCCATCTTGTTCTCCTTCTTGCCGAAGGAAAAACCTTCTGTACCCTTTTCGACGA
Proteins encoded:
- a CDS encoding acyl-CoA dehydrogenase family protein — protein: MDYFFTEEQQAIQEIARQIAQEKIVPVREELDETQEFPTEILKICGQSDLFGINIPEEYGGMGLGTLDTTIAVEELSTACLAVSVSFAASGLGAYPILLYGNEEQKSKYLPDIASGEKLAAFGLTEANAGSDAGGVRTTAVKDGGSYILNGTKQWITNGGEAEIYTVIAITDKSKGARGASAFIVEKGTEGFSFGKKENKMGIRASATRELVFEDCRIPAENLISKEGMGFMVAMKTLDMSRPGIAAQGVGVSKGALDVAVNYARERHQFGQPIIGFQAVQHMLADMATRTEAARALTYAVARYVGSGAKDISKVSAMTKLYASDVAMEVTTNAVQVLGGYGYMKEYPVEKMMRDAKILQIYEGTNQIQRNVIGAALIKEYARKS